A region of Anopheles merus strain MAF chromosome 2R, AmerM5.1, whole genome shotgun sequence DNA encodes the following proteins:
- the LOC121600117 gene encoding tyrosine--tRNA ligase, cytoplasmic has translation MASTLTPEEKEHLITRNLQEVLGQDNLRAVLKERDLKIYWGTATTGKPHIAYFVPMSKVADFLKAGCEVTILFADLHAYLDNMKAPWSLLKERTKYYEAVIKAMLTSLGVPLDKLKFVCGTDYQLSKEYTLDVYRLSSVVTQHDAKKAGAEVVKQVEHPLMSGILYPGLQALDEEYLKVDAQFGGVDQRKIFTFAEKYLPQLGYAKRIHLMNPMIPGLAGGKMSSSEEDSKIDLLDSAAKVKSKIKKAFCEPGNIEDNGLLKFVKHVVYPMFKEGEAFTVHRKPDFGGDLVFAEYEQLEACFAAQELHPGDLKAAVEVYINRLLEPIRKSFDTDYYRELTERAYPAPVKVQTGKQAGGGKAQPAAAAGTNAAAAVGENTPDKLELKVGQILDAVKHPDADSLCVLTVDIGGGERKAIVSNLMAHYTLEQLRDRFVVVLTNMKASKIRGVESEGLVLYAAGAEKCEALAVPEGSKVGERIIVEGFDNTGNPVPALNPKKKVWDKIQAELHTGTDGQALWKEFSLMTLNGDRVTSTLAGCSIK, from the exons ATGGCTTCCACACTAACGCCGGAGGAGAAGGAGCATCTCATCACCCGCAACCTGCAGGAGGTGCTGGGTCAGGATAATCTTCGCGCGGTCCTGAAGGAGCGCGATCTTAAGATATACTGGGGTACGGCCACGACTGGCAAACCACACATCGCTTACTTTGTCCCCATGTCCAAGGTGGCCGACTTTTTGAAAGCCGGTTGTGAG GTAACGATCCTGTTTGCAGATCTGCACGCCTATCTGGACAACATGAAGGCGCCGTGGTCGCTGCTCAAGGAACGTACCAAGTACTACGAGGCGGTTATCAAGGCGATGCTTACCTCGCTCGGAGTGCCGCTGGACAAGCTGAAGTTCGTGTGCGGCACGGACTATCAGCTGTCGAAGGAGTACACGCTGGATGTGTACCGGTTGTCCTCGGTCGTGACGCAGCACGACGCCAAGAAGGCGGGAGCGGAGGTGGTGAAGCAGGTGGAGCATCCGCTGATGTCGGGCATCCTGTACCCGGGCCTGCAGGCGCTGGACGAGGAGTATCTGAAGGTGGACGCCCAGTTCGGTGGGGTGGATCAGCGTAAAATTTTCACCTTCGCCGAGAAATACCTGCCGCAGCTGGGTTACGCCAAGCGTATTCATCTTATGAATCCGATGATCCCGGGACTGGCCGGCGGCAAGATGTCGTCCAGTGAGGAGGACTCAAAAATCGACCTGCTCGACAGTGCGGCAAAGGTGAAGAGCAAGATCAAGAAAGCGTTCTGTGAGCCGGGCAACATTGAGGACAATGGGCTGCTAAAGTTCGTGAAGCACGTCGTGTATCCGATGTTCAAGGAGGGCGAAGCTTTCACGGTCCACCGCAAACCAGACTTTGGTGGCGATCTCGTATTTGCCGAGTACGAACAGCTGGAAGCTTGCTTTGCCGCCCAGGAGCTGCACCCGGGTGACTTGAAGGCAGCCGTCGAAGTGTACATCAACCGGCTGCTGGAACCGATCCGCAAGTCGTTCGACACGGATTACTACCGCGAGCTGACCGAGCGCGCCTATCCGGCACCGGTGAAGGTGCAGACAGGAAAGCAGGCCGGTGGTGGAAAAgcgcaaccagcagcagcagcaggcacaaATGCTGCTGCGGCGGTCGGTGAAAATACGCCCGACAAGCTGGAGCTGAAGGTCGGCCAGATCCTGGACGCTGTGAAGCATCCGGACGCCGACAGTCTCTGCGTGCTGACGGTGGACATTGGTGGCGGCGAGCGGAAGGCGATCGTGAGCAATTTGATGGCTCACTACACGCTAGAGCAGCTGCGCGACCGGTTTGTGGTGGTGCTGACCAACATGAAGGCATCGAAAATTCGCGGCGTTGAGAGCGAAGGCTTGGTGCTGTATGCGGCAGGAGCAGAAAAGTGTGAAGCTTTGGCCGTACCGGAGGGTTCGAAGGTGGGTGAACGCATAATTGTGGAAGGGTTCGACAATACGGGCAACCCCGTCCCGGCACTGAACCCGAAGAAGAAGGTGTGGGACAAGATTCAGGCGGAACTGCACACCGGCACGGACGGACAGGCCCTGTGGAAAGAGTTTTCGCTGATGACGCTGAACGGGGATCGGGTAACGAGCACGCTGGCAGGATGTAGCATCAAGTAG
- the LOC121600075 gene encoding elongation factor-like GTPase 1: MVRVDLSKLTHLQKDASQVRNICILAHVDHGKTTLADSLIASNGIISTRLAGKLRYMDSRPDEQERQITMKSSSIALYFRQESQDAPASTGEEEYLVNLIDSPGHVDFSSEVSTAIRLCDGAIIVVDVVEGVCPQTRVCLQQAYNEQLSTVLLLNKIDRLVLEKRLEPAEAYHHLAQVLEQVNAVVGNLFATDVLAREQISTTADQTSALEEADDSFLYYTPQQGNVLFGSALDGWAFDLATFARLYHGKLEGVKDSGELLNALWGDYFYSPRKKAIEPGATEKGRKPLFVQLVLDNLWNIYGLVENRDEAKLRTISERCGVVQNVRDLKHADGRVPVRNLLAGWLPMERSLLGAVCRTVPNPTGISEMKAEKLLCSRLADFASYPAETQALKRDIMRCRADSERLIVFVSKMFPIEHGALAGAKDTLERLTKALSLSDPEDGGCDGEAEIFLAFARVYSGTLRRGSRVFVIGPKYDPRTMITTDDAGANPHLVEIEIDSLFLLMGRQLEPVDAVPAGNIVGIGGLQNVVLKTATLSNTRYCPPFVDLPMIATPILRVAVEPKDIQKMPQLVRGLKLLNQADACVEVRVQESGEHVLLTLGEVHLERCIKDLQETYAKIELNVSKPIVPFKETIVPFVPTSEDNPEEEIAKDREKDKTVTLQTPNRQCTIKLIAMPLSQEVVDLLNTNEPVLKAYIKAHEAKQPLPQALQDSISELRAGLTQLLPETVPFDRIWSFGPKKCGTNLLVNGTDFKHTAVWYENETTEQTADDPRAQYESSFLNGFQMASLAGPLCDEPMQGVCFLVERWELDVTIGVDLASVASHGPLSGQIMSAVKEGCKKAFQNQPQRLVHPMYSCNITVNSDVLGKLYAVIGRRHGRIQSADLIEGSGQFDVTAVIPVIESFNFATEIRKQTSGLAMPQLVFSHWETVEIDPHWVPSTEEEYLQYGEKADFTNVARVYMDAIRERKGLPVEKKLVEFAEKQRTLSKNK; this comes from the exons ATGGTGCGTGTGGACTTATCGAAGCTTACGCACCTTCAGAAGGACGCGAGCCAGGTGCGTAATATCTGCATTCTGGCCCACGTGGACCACGGCAAAACCACGCTGGCAGATAGTTTGATCGCAAGCAATGGCATCATTTCCACGCGCTTGGCCGGCAAGCTGCGCTACATGGACAGCCGGCCAGACGAGCAGGAGCGTCAGATCACGATgaagagcagcagcattgCGCTGTACTTTCGACAGGAATCGCAAGACGCTCCGGCGAGCACCGGCGAGGAAGAGTATTTGGTTAACTTGATCGATTCGCCGGGTCACGTAGATTTCAGCAGCGAGGTATCAACCGCCATTCGGCTTTGCGACGGGGCAATAATCGTGGTCGACGTCGTGGAAGGCGTTTGTCCGCAAACACGCGTCTGTCTGCAGCAAGCTTACAACGAGCAGCTTTCCACCGTGCTGCTGTTGAACAAAATCGACCGACTGGTGCTGGAAAAGCGGCTAGAACCGGCCGAAGCGTACCACCATCTTGCGCAGGTGCTGGAGCAAGTGAACGCCGTCGTAGGGAACCTGTTCGCAACGGATGTTTTGGCCCGGGAACAGATCAGTACGACGGCGGATCAAACTTCCGCGCTGGAGGAGGCGGACGATTCGTTCCTGTACTACACACCGCAGCAGGGCAACGTGCTGTTCGGTTCGGCGCTCGATGGATGGGCTTTCGATTTGGCAACCTTCGCCCGGCTGTACCACGGTAAGCTGGAGGGCGTAAAGGATAGTGGCGAGCTGTTGAACGCACTGTGGGGTGACTATTTCTATTCACCGCGCAAGAAAGCGATAGAGCCCGGTGCCACGGAAAAGGGTCGCAAGCCGCTCTTCGTGCAGCTGGTCCTGGACAATCTGTGGAACATATACGGGTTGGTGGAAAACCGAGATGAAGCGAAGCTGCGAACCATCTCGGAGCGGTGCGGCGTGGTGCAGAATGTGCGCGACCTGAAGCACGCCGATGGACGGGTGCCGGTGAGGAACCTGTTGGCCGGCTGGCTGCCAATGGAACGATCGCTGCTGGGTGCGGTTTGCCGAACGGTCCCCAACCCGACCGGCATTAGCGAGATGAAGGCGGAAAAGCTGCTCTGCTCTCGGTTGGCAGACTTCGCGTCATATCCGGCGGAAACGCAAGCTCTCAAGCGTGACATTATGCGTTGCCGGGCGGACAGCGAACGGTTGATTGTGTTCGTTTCGAAAATGTTTCCTATCGAGCACGGTGCACTAGCGGGAGCGAAGGACACACTGGAACGTTTAACgaaggcgctctcgctgtcgGATCCTGAGGACGGTGGATGTGATGGGGAGGCGGAAATATTTCTGGCCTTTGCCAGAGTGTACAGCGGTACGCTGAGAAGAGGATCGCGCGTATTCGTGATTGGACCCAAGTATGATCCACGTACGATGATCACGACCGACGATGCCGGTGCGAATCCACACCTGGTAGAGATCGAAATCGATAGTCTGTTCCTGCTAATGGGCCGTCAGCTCGAACCGGTCGATGCAGTGCCGGCCGGTAATATCGTTGGCATCGGTGGTCTGCAAAACGTGGTGCTGAAAACGGCTACGCTAAGCAACACCCGCTACTGTCCACCGTTTGTCGATCTTCCCATGATAGCGACACCGATCCTGCGCGTGGCCGTTGAGCCGAAGGATATTCAAAAAATGCCCCAGCTGGTGCGTGGGCTTAAGCTGCTCAATCAAGCGGACGCTTGCGTGGAGGTTCGCGTGCAGGAAAGTGGGGAGCATGTGCTGTTAACGCTCGGCGAAGTCCATCTCGAACGGTGCATCAAGGATCTGCAGGAAACGTACGCTAAAATTGAGCTGAACGTGTCGAAACCGATCGTACCGTTTAAGGAAACAATTGTCCCGTTCGTACCGACGTCGGAGGATAATCCAGAGGAGGAAATAGCAAAGGATCGTGAGAAAGACAAAACGGTAACGCTTCAAACGCCAAACCGGCAGTGTACGATCAAGCTGATAGCAATGCCACTGTCGCAGGAGGTGGTTGACCTGCTAAACACCAACGAACCGGTACTGAAAGCCTACATAAAGGCACACGAAGCGAAACAACCACTACCGCAGGCGCTGCAGGATTCGATCAGTGAGCTTCGGGCGGGGCTGACCCAGCTGCTTCCCGAAACAGTGCCGTTCGATCGAATTTGGTCCTTTGGGCCGAAAAAGTGTGGTACGAATTTGCTTGTAAATGGGACCGATTTCAAGCACACGGCCGTGTGGTACGAGAATGAGACGACCGAGCAGACGGCGGACGATCCACGCGCGCAGTACGAGTCGTCGTTTTTGAACGGGTTTCAAATGGCTTCGTTGGCGGGACCGCTGTGCGATGAGCCGATGCAGGGCGTGTGCTTTTTGGTGGAACGTTGGGAGTTAGACGTGACGATCGGAGTGGATCTTGCTTCGGTTGCGTCTCATGGACCACTTTCAG GCCAAATCATGTCCGCCGTTAAGGAAGGATGTAAGAAGGCTTTCCAGAACCAGCCGCAACGGCTCGTTCAcccaatgtatagctgtaaCATTACAGTGAACTCGGATGTGCTTG GAAAACTGTACGCCGTGATAGGGCGACGGCACGGGCGCATCCAGTCGGCGGATCTGATCGAGGGCAGCGGCCAGTTCGACGTGACCGCAGTCATACCGGTGATCGAGTCGTTTAACTTCGCCACCGAAATACGCAAGCAAACGTCCGGCCTGGCGATGCCGCAGCTCGTCTTCAGCCACTGGGAGACGGTCGAGATCGATCCGCACTGGGTACCGTCGACCGAGGAGGAGTACCTGCAGTACGGCGAGAAGGCCGACTTTACGAACGTGGCCCGCGTCTACATGGACGCGATACGCGAACGGAAGGGTTTGCCGGTGGAGAAGAAGCTGGTGGAGTTTGCGGAAAAGCAGCGCACGCTATcgaaaaataagtaa
- the LOC121600083 gene encoding pre-rRNA 2'-O-ribose RNA methyltransferase FTSJ3, protein MGKKAKVGKDRRDKFYKLAKESGYRSRAAFKLIQLNRRFGFLQQSQVCLDLCAAPGGWMQVAKQNMPVSSIVIGVDLYPIKNVPGCISLIGDITSDKTKADLAKELKTWKVDVVLNDGAPNVGKNWLHDAYQQVCLTLSAVKLATQFLRPGGWFITKVFRSKDYNALIWVLKQLFRKVHATKPSASRKESAEIFVVCQYYKAPDKIDPRFLDSKYVFEELDIQSKDISSNNILKELERKTPKKPKVEGYDSTDVRKIITALEYMQSDKPLALLSRVTEITFTKADEAIANHPRTTTELKECCKDIKILGRKDIKELLRWHKLLSPEFTEAGEDKADDKKKKGEGEEEAKDDDDDETDVDEEIVELKQIEKEIATLQKEEERSSKRMRKKTNKERAKLNEKLSLKMVIKGDAGPTEQGEDMVFSLKDVGTRQQLESILDQAPDFVVEDKSDDEGAEDGEYVRYDRETKGDLFEDDKLLSTQRADSDSEIDSDFDEKGLGMESDDEELSFEEDEDMKDPSDDEDRNPLITDLDYRSKVDKRLHRAQLWYEQEAFKKHNLQANDEEVVDYDLDKMIEAYKKAGVTVLGTEGTDKSKESEPLGKKARRRSKHDVNKLDGDKSSDSSSSSEDEDEPQNAQAVGTMVHKTIEKVGGDSEGGFEIVSSEKVRKPKKIKLSEEELALGQMIISGKKTRRDIIDAAFNRYMFNDTNLPDWFVADELKTMQRHLPVPEDVVEKYRKSKDEFNVRTIKKVMEAKARKKRHATKRLEKIKKKAETIMENVDNTNQEKIRLLKKLYKKADAKKKDVTYVVAKKTGVSGKKVRRPKGVEGRFKVVDPRMKKDRRAEMAKDKRSKKHGKGRGKPAAGGKGKGRGSNAKAKAGGSRKK, encoded by the exons ATGGGTAAAAAGGCAAAAGTCGGAAAGGATCGGCGTGATAAGTTCTACAAGCTCGCCAAAGAGTCCGGGTACCGGTCGCGTGCCGCATTCAAGTTGATTCAGCTGAACCGACGCTTCGGATTCTTGCAGCAGTCGCAAGTATGTCTCGATCTGTGTGCCGCCCCCGGCGGTTGGATGCAGGTGGCGAAGCAGAACATGCCCGTCTCGAGCATCGTGATCGGTGTGGATCTATACCCGATCAAGAACGTGCCGGGCTGTATCAGCCTGATCGGCGACATAACGAGCGACAAAACGAAGGCCGATCTGGCAAAGGAGCTGAAGACGTGGAAAGTGGACGTCGTGCTGAACGATGGTGCACCGAATGTGGGTAAAAACTGGCTGCACGATGCTTACCAGCAGGTCTGTCTGACGCTTAGCGCCGTCAAGCTGGCCACGCAGTTCCTGCGACCGGGCGGATGGTTCATCACGAAGGTGTTCCGCTCGAAGGACTACAACGCGCTGATCTGGGTGCTGAAGCAGCTGTTCCGCAAGGTGCATGCGACCAAACCGTCCGCTTCGCGTAAGGAGTCGGCCGAAATCTTCGTCGTCTGCCAGTACTACAAGGCGCCGGACAAGATTGATCCACGCTTTTTGGACTCGAAGTATGTGTTCGAGGAGCTGGACATCCAGTCGAAGGACATTTCGTCGAACAACATTCTGAAGGAACTGGAGCGCAAAACGCCCAAAAAACCGAAGGTGGAAGGTTACGACAGCACGGACGTGCGTAAGATTATAACCGCGCTGGAGTACATGCAGAGCGACAAGCCGCTGGCCCTGTTGAGCCGCGTGACAGAAATTACCTTCACCAAGGCGGACGAAGCAATTGCAAACCATCCGCGCACCACGACGGAGCTGAAGGAATGCTGCAAGGATATAAAGATCCTGGGCCGTAAGGATATCAAGGAACTGTTGCGCTGGCACAAGCTGCTCAGCCCAGAGTTTACGGAGGCTGGCGAGGACAAAGCGGAtgataagaaaaagaagggCGAAGGTGAGGAAGAAGCgaaggacgacgacgacgacgaaacaGATGTGGACGAGGAGATTGTGGAGTTGAAGCAGATTGAGAAGGAGATTGCGACCCTGCAGAAGGAGGAAGAGCGGAGCTCGAAGCGAATGCGCAAGAAGACCAACAAAGAGCGGGCAAAGCTGAACGAGAAACTGAGCCTGAAGATGGTCATCAAGGGCGATGCCGGCCCGACCGAGCAGGGTGAGGATATGGTGTTTTCGCTGAAGGACGTCGGCACCAGGCAGCAACTGGAGAGCATCCTCGACCAGGCGCCAGACTTTGTGGTAGAAGATAAGTCGGACGACGAGGGTGCGGAGGATGGCGAGTACGTGCGGTACGACCGCGAGACGAAGGGTGATCTGTTCGAGGATGATAAGCTGCTTTCCACCCAGCGAGCCGATAGCGATTCCGAGATAGATTCCGACTTCGACGAGAAGGGCCTTGGGATGGAGTCGGACGATGAGGAGCTGAGCTTTGAGGAGGACGAAGATATGAAGGATCCGTCGGACGATGAGGACCGCAATCCGCTGATCACGGATCTGGACTACCGCAGCAAGGTGGACAAGCGGCTGCACCGGGCACAGCTGTGGTACGAGCAGGAAGCGTTCAAAAAGCACAACCTCCAAGCGAACGACGAGGAGGTGGTGGATTACGATCTGGACAAGATGATCGAGGCGTACAAGAAGGCGGGCGTGACGGTGCTTGGTACGGAGGGCACCGATAAGAGCAAGGAGTCGGAACCGCTGGGAAAGAAGGCCCGCCGCCGGTCCAAGCACGATGTGAACAAGCTGGACGGCGACAAGTCGAGCGATAGCAGCAGCTCGTCGGAAGATGAGGACGAACCACAGAACGCACAGGCAGTGGGCACGATGGTGCATAAGACGATAGAGAAGGTGGGTGGCGACAGCGAGGGCGGCTTCGAGATTGTGTCCTCCGAGAAGGTGCGCAAGCCGAAGAAGATCAAGCTGAGCGAGGAGGAGCTGGCGCTGGGACAGATGATAATTTCGGGCAAGAAGACGCGCCGCGATATCATCGATGCGGCGTTCAACCGGTACATGTTTAACGATACCAACCTGCCGGACTGGTTCGTTGCGGACGAGCTGAAAACGATGCAGCGCCATCTGCCGGTGCCGGAAGATGTGGTGGAGAAGTACCGCAAGTCGAAGGACGAGTTCAACGTGCGCACGATCAAGAAGGTGATGGAGGCGAAGGCGCGCAAGAAGCGGCACGCGACCAAGAGGCTGGAGAAGATCAAGAAGAAGGCGGAAACGATCATGGAGAACGTGGACAACACCAACCAGGAGAAGATTCGTTTACTGAAGAA GCTCTACAAAAAAGCAGACGCGAAGAAGAAGGATGTGACGTACGTGGTGGCGAAGAAGACGGGCGTTAGCGGCAAGAAGGTGCGTCGACCGAAGGGTGTCGAGGGCCGGTTCAAGGTGGTGGATCCGCGCATGAAGAAGGATCGGCGAGCCGAGATGGCGAAGGATAAGCGTTCGAAAAAACACGGCAAGGGCCGGGGTAAACCTGCTGCCGGTGGAAAGGGCAAGGGCCGAGGCAGCAATGCTAAGGCAAAGGCTGGCGGCAGTCGTAAGAagtaa
- the LOC121600153 gene encoding uncharacterized protein LOC121600153 — MASRQESLQNRVTLGAGRLLVVALLVAACFVGSGLASLNCKICHSIGNYEECLRSPSAPCTASLVNTSHLFLSSSNPTLRNVSYPGPVPEFQCFQVNYTVDVMWHYQMGCTYATTKICEGWKTASKCRTTRSNVMGVPGRVKVPLLADYNPQGPPIQIHPRPNGAAAAVTVQHSTQPLNCKICHSTGNYEECLRSPSAPCTASLVNSTHLFLTSSNPTLRNVPYPGPAPEFQCFQVNYTVGVMWHYQMGCTYATTKICEGWKTASKCRTIPSNVMGVPGRVKVPLLADYNPNGPPIQIHPRPNGAAAAVPVQRSTKSVASGRSAIECLFLSLVFGWVATTLLRY; from the exons ATGGCTTCCAGACAAGAGTCTCTCCAAAACCGTGTTACGTTAGGCGCTGGGCGCCTCCTCGTGGTGGCGCTGCTCGTGGCAGCATGCTTCGTTGGCAGCG GATTGGCATCACTGAACTGCAAAATATGTCACTCGATCGGAAACTACGAGGAGTGTCTGCGCAGCCCGTCCGCCCCGTGCACGGCCTCGCTCGTCAACACGTCCCACCTGTTCCTGTCGTCCTCAAATCCAACCCTGCGCAACGTATCGTATCCGGGCCCAGTGCCTGAATTCCAGTGCTTCCAGGTGAACTATACCGTTGATGTGATGTGGCACTACCAGATGGGCTGCACGTACGCGACGACCAAAATCTGCGAGGGATGGAAAACGGCCAGCAAGTGTCGTACGACTCGCTCGAACGTCATGGGCGTACCGGGACGGGTGAAGGTGCCACTGCTGGCTGACTACAACCCACAAGGGCCACCGATACAGATCCATCCGCGCCCGAACGGTGCCGCTGCAGCCGTAACAGTGCAGCACAGCACCCAACCACTGAACTGCAAAATATGTCACTCGACCGGAAACTACGAGGAGTGTCTGCGCAGCCCGTCCGCCCCGTGCACGGCCTCGCTCGTCAACTCAACGCATCTATTCCTAACGTCCTCCAATCCGACCCTGCGCAACGTACCGTACCCAGGCCCAGCGCCGGAGTTCCAGTGCTTCCAGGTGAACTATACCGTTGGTGTGATGTGGCACTACCAGATGGGCTGCACGTACGCGACGACTAAAATCTGCGAGGGTTGGAAAACGGCCAGCAAGTGCCGCACGATACCCTCAAACGTGATGGGCGTCCCGGGACGGGTGAAGGTGCCACTGCTGGCCGATTATAACCCGAACGGGCCACCGATACAGATCCATCCGCGTCCGAACGGTGCGGCTGCGGCCGTACCAGTGCAGCGCAGCACCAAGTCGGTCGCTTCCGGACGAAGTGCCATCGAATGTTTGTTCCTTTCGCTGGTGTTCGGTTGGGTGGCAACAACGCTGCTGAGATACTGA